Part of the Catalinimonas alkaloidigena genome is shown below.
GAAGAAAAGTCTTGAGCGGTGAGTAGATAGCCGGGAAGGCTTTAAGATCAAAGCCCCAACAAGATATAAGATAGCGCAGGAGTTATCATCAGAATCAGATCAGAAAAAAACTTATAACAGTCGGTTATAGGTATTAATACAAGAGACAGAATAAGTTATCAGCTTGGCGAGAGCCGATTGATAAAGCAAAAGCTTAAGAGCGGGACACGAAAGGTGTTCTTGATATTTTAAGCAAAAGTTCTTTGAGAGAATGACAGACAGCAGACAAGACTAAGTAAGGTGTTGCATTATATAATAATCAACACACATATGCTAAGTCATCCTTTGAGCAGCCGGGACTCGTTGTAAGATACATTGAATACTTTCGGGTATTCACATTAAGATTTATTACAATGGAGAGTTTGATCCTGGCTCAGGATGAACGCTAGCGGCAGGCCTAATACATGCAAGCCGAACGGCAGCAGTTCCTTCGGGAAGCTGGCGAGTGGCGAACGGGTGCGTAACGCGTATGCAACTTACCCACTACTGGGGGATAGCCCGGGGAAACTCGGATTAATACCCCATAACGCAGGGGATTCGCATGGATCTATTGTTAAAGATTTATCGGTAGTGGATGGGCATGCGTAGGATTAGCTAGTTGGTAGTGTAATGGACTACCAAGGCTGTGATCCTTAGGGGGTCTGAGAGGATGATCCCCCACACTGGTACTGAGATACGGACCAGACTCCTACGGGAGGCAGCAGTAGGGAATATTGGGCAATGGGTGAGAGCCTGACCCAGCCATGCCGCGTGCAGGAAGACGGCCCTCAGGGTTGTAAACTGCTTTTCTACGAGAAGAAAGAGGTTGTGCGCAACCAGTTGACGGTATCGTAGGAATAAGCACCGGCTAACTCCGTGCCAGCAGCCGCGGTAATACGGAGGGTGCAAGCGTTGTCCGGATTTATTGGGTTTAAAGGGTACGTAGGCGGGCGTCTAAGTCAGTGGTGAAAGCCTACAGCTTAACTGTGGAATTGCCATTGATACTGGATGTCTTGAGTATAGTAGAGGTGGGCAGAATTCATGGTGTAGCGGTGAAATGCATAGATACCATGAGGAATACCTATAGGGAAGCCAGCTCACTGGACTATTACTGACGCTAAGGTACGAAAGCGTGGGGAGCGAACAGGATTAGATACCCTGGTAGTCCACGCTGTAAACGATGCTCACTCGGTGTTGGCGATATAGTGTCAGCGCCCCAGCGAAAGCGTTAAGTGAGCCACCTGGGGAGTACGCCCGCAAGGGTGAAACTCAAAGGAATTGACGGGGGTCCGCACAAGCGGTGGAGCATGTGGTTTAATTCGATGATACGCGAGGAACCTTACCTGGGCTCGAATGGCTACTGACAGGACCAGAGATGGTCTTTTCTTCGGACAGTAGTCAAGGTGCTGCATGGCTGTCGTCAGCTCGTGCCGTGAGGTGTTGGGTTAAGTCCCGCAACGAGCGCAACCCCTAGGTTTAGTTGCCAGCACATAATGGTGGGGACTCTAGACCGACTGCCTGCGCAAGCAGTGAGGAAGGCGGGGACGACGTCAAGTCATCATGGCCCTTACGCCCAGGGCTACACACGTGCTACAATGGCACATACAGGGGGTAGCGACACGGTAACGTGAAGCCAATCTCGGAAAATGTGTCTCAGTTCGGATTGTGGTCTGCAACTCGACCACATGAAGTTGGAATCGCTAGTAATCGCGCATCAGCAATGGCGCGGTGAATACGTTCCCGGACCTTGTACACACCGCCCGTCAAGCCATGGGAGTTGGGAGGACCTGAAGACAGTTGCTGCTAAGGCGCTGTTTAGGGTTAAACCAGCGACTGGGGCTAAGTCGTAACAAGGTAGCCGTACCGGAAGGTGTGGCTGGAACACCTCCTTTCTGGAGCGTGTCCTTGTATGCTCAACGTTTGCTGTCTGTACATCTTCTCAAGATATTAAAAATTGAAAGTTTGAAAATTTCAGATTAACGAAAAGTTGATAAGTAGCGACTTTTTTTTTGTCTGGTAAAGTGCAAGAGCTAAAGGCTAACTACGGTAAACTGCTTTGGTAGCGAAGGCTCTGACAAGAAGGGCTTGTAGCTCAGGTGGTTAGAGCGCTACACTGATAATGTAGAGGTCCGTGGTTCGAGTCCACGCAAGCCCACGCTTCAATGCACAATGGACATGGCACAATGAGCGATGAATAGAGTATATTTGTTTGTTGTTGATTGTACATTGCAAATTGAAATTGGGGAATTAGCTCAGCTGGCTAGAGCGCCTGCTTTGCACGCAGGAGGTCAACGGTTCGACTCCGTTATTCTCCACCAAGAGCAGTAGAAATGTTGCTGCTGTAAAGCTGAAAAGTATTGGCGTGTTCAGCACGCAGGAGGTCAACGGCGGGACGCGCAGTCTTCGACTCCGTTATTCTCCACCAGGAGTAGTAAGAATGATCAGGAAGAAGTTCTGATCTACCAAAATGAAGACAAGGTTTTAAGAGACAGAGATGTAAAGACATCTTGCTGCTTATAACCACGATATCAGATGCTGATAAGGTTTAATGGAAGAGCCGTTCCATTGAAGTTATTGGCTACAGACTGGTAAAAAGTTCTTTGACATGATGTAAGAGAGAAGTCAAGCTTAATTAAAAAGAGCACAAAGAAAGTTGATAAGGGCGTATGGGGGATGCCTTGGCTCTCAGAGGCGATGAAGGACGTGATAAGCTGCGATAAGCTGCGGGGACTGGCAAACACAGGCTGATCCGCAGATTTCCGAATGGGGCAACCCACTTAGTTGAAGACTAAGTATCCGATTTATCGGAGGCGAACCCGGGGAACTGAAACATCTAAGTACCCGGAGGAAGAGAAAATAAGTAATGATTCCCGTAGTAGTGGCGAGCGAGGCGGGAAGAGCCCAAACCGGTATAGTTACGGCTATGCCGGGGTTGTAGGACTTGCATACGGCAGCAGGCATGAACTTGAAGCGATCTGGAAAGATCCACCATAGAAGGTGATAGTCCTGTAAGGGTAAGTAAATGCTGCTAGCGAGTATCCTGAGTAAGGCGGGACCGGAGAAATCCCGTTTGAATCTGCCAGCACCATCTGGTAAGGCTAAATACTACTGAGAGACCGATAGTGAACCAGTACCGTGAGGGAAAGGTGAAAAGTACCGTGAATAACGGGGTGAAATAGAACCTGAAACCATACGCTTACAAGCGGTCGGAGCCCATTCGTTGGGTGACGGCGTGCCTTTTGCATAATGAGCCTACGAGTTATGATTTCTGGCAAGGCGAAGCGGTTAGAACCGAGTAGCCGAAGCGAAAGCGAGTCTGAACAGGGCGTATAGTCAGAGGTTGTAGACGCGAAACCTAGTGATCTACCCATGGTCAGGGTGAAGTGACGGTAACACGTCATGGAGGCCCGAACCAGTAAACGTTGAAAAGTTTTTGGATGAACTGTGGGTAGGGGTGAAAGGCCAATCAAACTGGGAAATAGCTCGTACTCCCCGAAATGCTTTTAGGAGCAGCGTTAGGGTGAGTCTGACAGAGGTAGAGCTACCAATAGGACTAGGGGGAGTCACATCCTACCAAATCCTGATGAACTCCGAATGCTGTCAGATATACCTAGCAGTGAGGGCTTGGGTGCTAAGGTCCGAGTCCGAGAGGGAAAGAACCCAGACCATCAGCTAAGGTCCCTAAATATATACTAAGTTGAACTAAGGCGGTTTCGTTGCACAGACAGCCAGGATGTTAGCTTGGAAGCAGCTATCATTTAAAGAGTGCGTAACAGCTCACTGGTCGAGCGACGGAGCATCGATAATAAACGGGCATCAAGTATATTACCGAAGCTATGGATGCTGAACTTGTTTCAGCGTGGTAGGGGAGCATTCTATTTGGGCCGAAGCTGTGCTGTAAGGCATGGTGGACCGGATAGAAAAGCAAATGTAGGCATAAGTAACGATAATGCGGGTGAGAAACCCGCACACCGAAAGGCTCAGGTTTCCTGATCAACGCTAATCGGATCAGGGTTAGTCGGGACCTAAGGAGTAGGCGAAAGCTCAATCCGATGGACAACTGGTTAATATTCCAGTACTGACTTATTGTAGTGATGGGGTGACGGAGCAGTGACAGGTTCGCGCACTGACGGAATAGTGCGTTAAAGGTCGTAGGTATAGGACTTACAGGTAAATCCGTAAGTTTTGCTGAAAGCCGATAGTACCGCGAGGCTACGGCCAAGCGGATAGTAACCGTAATCATACTTCCAAGAAAAACCTCTAAACGTTACGCAATAAGCTACCCGTACCGTAAACCGACACAGGTAGCCGGGAGGAGAACTCTAAGGTGCTCGAGTGAGACGTGGCTAAGGAACTAGGCAAAATGGTCCTGTAACTTCGGGAGAAGGGACGCTTACCCTGAACTTGTTCAGGGAAGCCGCAGTGAATAGGCCCAGGCGACTGTTTAACAAAAACACATGGCTTTGCAAAAACGAAAGTTGAAGTATAAGGCCTGACACCTGCCCGGTGCTGGAAGGTTAAGGGGGGACGTTAGGGGTAACCCAAAGCGTTGAACCGAAGCCCCAGTAAACGGCGGCCGTAACTATAACGGTCCTAAGGTAGCGAAATTCCTTGTCGGGTAAGTTCCGACCTGCACGAATGGTGTAACGATCTGGGCACTGTCTCAGCCACGCGCTCGGTGAAATTGTAGTTCCGGTGAAGATGCCGGATACCCGCCACGGGACGGAAAGACCCCATGAACCTTTACTATAGCTTCACATTGACATTGGGTAAAAGATGTGTAGGATAGGCGGGAGTCTAGGAAGCGGTGTCGCCAGGCATCGTGGAGACAACCTTGAAATACCGCCCTTCTTTTATCTAGTGCCTAACCCTATCTGGGGACAGTGTGTGGTGGGTAGTTTGACTGGGGTGGTCGCCTCCTAAAAGGTAACGGAGGCTTCCCAAGGTGCCCTCAATGCCGTCGGTAACGGCATGTGGAGTGCAATAGCATAAGGGCGCTTGACTGTGAGACCTACAAGTCGAGCAGGGACGAAAGTCGGGTATAGTGATCCGGTGGTTCCGCATGGAAGGGCCATCGCTCAAAGGATAAAAGGTACTCTGGGGATAACAGGCTGATCTCCCCCAAGAGCTCACATCGACGGGGAGGTTTGGCACCTCGATGTCGGCTCGTCACATCCTGGGGCTGGAGAAGGTCCCAAGGGTTGGGCTGTTCGCCCATTAAAGTGGCACGCGAGCTGGGTTCAGAACGTCGTGAGACAGTTCGGTCCCTATCTGTGGTGGGCGTAGAAAGCTTGAGAAGTTCTGACCTTAGTACGAGAGGACCGGGTTGGACGAACCGCTGGTGTGCCGGTTGTGGTGCCTACTGCACCGCCGGGTAGCTACGTTCGGAAAGGATAAGCGCTGAAAGCATCTAAGCGCGAAACCTTCTTCAAGATGAGGCTTTCCTTGAGGGTCGTGATAGACGATCACGTTGATAGGTGGCAGGTGCAAGTGTAGAAATATATGTAGCTGAGCCATACTAATTACCCAATAGTCTTTCTGTGCACAGATTAATCTAAGTTTACATCTCTCTTACATATCTCATGTCAATATGATATTGATCGTTAAAAGTGAAAGCTTGAAAGTTGAGCAGTATAAAAGCTGTAACTTGAAACTATAAGCATTCACCTTTAACCAAAATCTCAGGATGGCTCTAGCGCCGGGGATCAGTTGAAAGCAACCCCTGCTCTTCCCATTCCAAACACTTCATAAGCTCAATAGGAGTTATGATAATAAAGTATTTAAGATCTTAGGGTGGCTCTAGCGCCGGGGATCACCTCTTCCCATTCCGAACAGAGAAGTTAAGCCCGGCAGCGCCAATGGTACTGCATTCCGCGGGAGAGTAGGTCGCCGCCTTTCTATTATTATTGCCCCTTTCTTGCTTAGAAAAGGGCAATCAAAGCTAAGCCTTACTACTGAAGTAGTAAGGCTTTTTTTTTGCTTATATGCTTATATGCTTATATGCTTATATCTAACATCTCATCTATCTCTTTCATTATAGTGGATCAAGCTTAAAAGTTGTGGGGTAAGTTGTTAGGGTATAATTTAGCCGTCAAAAAGAATCATTGGATAAAGCTATCATTTCTTTGTTTCTACCGGATGGGATGCTTGACTATTTTGAAGTTACTTCAGTAGAAAAGACAGAAGAGAGCTACACTATTAGTTTAGCAGAGAAGAACCAGCATCCGGAGGAATATGCAGGTGAGAACCTCATCTCCAAAGGCTATTTTGCAGAAATTACTGTAAAAGATTTTCCCATACGCGGTAAAGCCTGCTATCTGAAAGTAAAACGCAGAAGGTGGTGGAATGAAGATACAGGAAAGGTAGTTTTTAGAAACTGGGAATTGGTGGCTCAGGGCACGCGAATGACTATGGAATTCGCGTCTTTTTTAAAAGCATTGCATCGATACCACACCGGTAAGCTGTAAAAGCTTAGGCAACTACTTCCATATAAACGGCAAGTTATTAGAAGAGCAATATGCTGCTCATTTGAGTGACTACAGGCATTGGGATCAGTTAGAGCATGCCGAGGATTATGTTGTTTTTCCTGAGAATGTTGGTGAATATATCACTATTGATGAAACAGCAGTTTCACAGGGTGAACTTTACACAGTGATCACCAACAAAGCGGCCAGGGGGAATAAAGGCTGCCTTATTGCAATGATCAAGGGTACTAACAGTGAACGAGTAAAGTCTATCCTGCTTAGAAAGATCCCATTAGAAAAAAGGAGGCTGGTCAAAGAAGTCACCTTAGACATGGCGGCCATTCCATGGGGGCCAGTATGGAACAGATCGTGACTAAGACATTTACCAAAGCTGTTTTAGTCACCGATCGTTTTCATGTGCAAAAACTGGCTTATGAAGCAGTTCAGGAAATGAGGATAGCTTATCGCTGGGAAGCTATTGAGCAAGAGAACCAAGAAATGGAATTGAGCAAAGAAGTAGGCAGAACCTTCGTTGCCAACAGGTTAGAAAATGGTGATACTCCTAAACAACTACTGGTCAGGAGCAGGTACCTGCTCTTCAAGGACAAAAGCAAATGGACGTCTTCCCAAGTCCACAGGGCAGAAATCCTGTTCAAACTCTATCCACAGCTTGAGCAAGCTTATGAATTAGCTCAAAAGCTAGGACATATATACCAAAACACTAAAGAGAAAGGTGTCGCTTTCACCAGACTGGCCAGATGGTATGATCAGGTAGAAAAAGCTGGCTTTAAATCTTTCAATACAGTCTCTAGAACCATTCAGCAACACTATAAAACTATCTTAAACTTCTTTGATAGAAGAAGTACTAATGCTGCTGCTGAATCTTTCAATGCCAAAATCAAAGCTTTCAGGTCACAGTTCAGAGGGGTGAGAAACATTAGCTTCTTCCTCTACAGACTTTCCAAAATCTATGCTTAGTACTACTGTCCCCCAGATTTGTTGCTTGATCCATTATAGTGCTATCCATGAACATGAAACTGAGTTATGACAGGGCTGGCTTGGTTGTATGTTTATTTCCAAAAGCTCTTAAGGTACAATGTTGAACCTCATGTAATAGAGTGGAGCATTGCGTAGACAAGAAAATCAAATAGAAAAAACTTTTATAGTGTACTTGAGTTAGTTAGTCAAATAAGAATGTAGTAAGCCAGACTATCATTAGTATGGCTAAAAAATAATGCTGTTAACATTCACAACACCATGTTAATCTTCCTGTAGTTGTAGTTTTACAAGATTACTGTAATCTCCTTGAAGGGTATTTAATTGTTCATGCGTACCTTGCTCTACAATTTCGCCACCTTTGAGGACATAAATCCTGTCCACTTTTTTGATGGTAGCTAATCGATGCGCTATAATAATCGTAGTGCGATTTTCCATAAGGCGGTCAAGTGCCTGCTGGACAAGATGTTCTGATTCAGCATCTAATGAGCTGGTGGCTTCATCTAATATCAGAATTTCCGGATTCTTTAAAATAGCCCTGGCGATAGCCACTCTTTGTCTTTGTCCACCGGATAGTTTGACCCCTCGCTCTCCAACTTTAGTGTGATAACCTTCAGGAAATCCTTCTATGAAGTCGTGAGCGTTAGCTTTTTGAGCTGCAAGACGGACCTCTTCAAGGGAAGCTCCAGGTCTGCCATACATAATGTTTTCTTTAATACTTCCCCCAAACAAAATCACTTCCTGAGGGACGATTCCGATATGTTTGCGAAATTCCAGAAGATCATAAGCGCTGATATTTTGCCCATCAACCATAATTTTCCCCTGGTCAACATCATAATATCTGAGTAGCAATTGAGTAATTGTAGATTTACCCGCCCCACTATGCCCGACCAATGCTATTTTTTCACCTTTATTAATTTGAAAGCTAATATCTGTAAGTACTTGAACATCATTACGTGTAGGATATGAAAAAGCTACATTTTTAAATGCTATGCTACCTTGAATTACAGGGTCAGGTTTAGCCTTATAATATTGAGTTGGGTCTAACTCTTCTTGTTGATTCAGTATATCAAGCACCCGTTCAGAAGCACCTACAGCTTTTTGAATCTGTCCGTACAAATCACCCAAGCCTGCAATGGAACCACCGATTAAAGTAGTGTAAAGTATAAATGAAATTAGCTCCCCTATGGTAATATCACCTTGTTCTACTAAAGATGCACCGTACCATATTACTGCGACGATACCGCCAAAAAGTACAAAAATGACAAACGAAATAAATAAACCCCGATAAACAGCTGCTTTCAGCGCAATACTTACCACTGAAGTAAGAGCACTATTGTATTTTTTAATTTCAAAAAGCTCACTGGTGAAGGATTTTACTGCTTGTATTGCTTGAAGCGTTTCTTCTACGATAACATTAGTGTCAGCAAGTTGATCCTGTGTATTTTTAGATAGCTCACGAATTTTTCTGCCAAATAAAATAGATAGAATGACCAATACCGGGAAAGTAGCTAGCATAAATGCCGTAAGCTTGGGGGCCATCAGTGAAATGACAATGATACCAATAAAGAGCGTAGCAAATTGTCTTAAAAACTCCGCCAGCGTAGTGGAAAAAGTGTTCTGAAGTAGAGATACGTCGGAAGTAATTCGGCTAATAATTTCTCCGGTACGGTGTTGGTCATAAAAAGTCATTGGCAATGACATCAATTTACTGTACAAAGTCAGCCTAATATCTGCCATGGACTTTTCATTTACCTGGGCAAAAAAGTATACTCTAATGAAAGAGAAAATACTCTGAATCAAAAAAATACCCAACAGGGTGAGTGCAATCATATCTATGCTTTCACCGATCCAGGAAGTGTTACCGGACGCAACATCTATCAGTTCACCAGAAGCTAAGGGGAAGGTAAGCAGGGTCAGGCTGGAGAAAACCAGACTGACAATGCCTATTGTGAACTGCCATCTGTACGGCACTATAAATTTATAGATACCTAAAAGGCTCTGAAAACTTTTCTTGTTAAGTTTTACTTTTTTGGTCTTATCATCAGCAATAGTATCTACTGCCTGATGAGTATCCTTGTCTGCCATGTGCTAAAAAGAAATTGAAATACTTAAGCGCTAAAATAAAGAGAAATAT
Proteins encoded:
- a CDS encoding ABC transporter ATP-binding protein; protein product: MADKDTHQAVDTIADDKTKKVKLNKKSFQSLLGIYKFIVPYRWQFTIGIVSLVFSSLTLLTFPLASGELIDVASGNTSWIGESIDMIALTLLGIFLIQSIFSFIRVYFFAQVNEKSMADIRLTLYSKLMSLPMTFYDQHRTGEIISRITSDVSLLQNTFSTTLAEFLRQFATLFIGIIVISLMAPKLTAFMLATFPVLVILSILFGRKIRELSKNTQDQLADTNVIVEETLQAIQAVKSFTSELFEIKKYNSALTSVVSIALKAAVYRGLFISFVIFVLFGGIVAVIWYGASLVEQGDITIGELISFILYTTLIGGSIAGLGDLYGQIQKAVGASERVLDILNQQEELDPTQYYKAKPDPVIQGSIAFKNVAFSYPTRNDVQVLTDISFQINKGEKIALVGHSGAGKSTITQLLLRYYDVDQGKIMVDGQNISAYDLLEFRKHIGIVPQEVILFGGSIKENIMYGRPGASLEEVRLAAQKANAHDFIEGFPEGYHTKVGERGVKLSGGQRQRVAIARAILKNPEILILDEATSSLDAESEHLVQQALDRLMENRTTIIIAHRLATIKKVDRIYVLKGGEIVEQGTHEQLNTLQGDYSNLVKLQLQED
- a CDS encoding transposase; the encoded protein is MDKAIISLFLPDGMLDYFEVTSVEKTEESYTISLAEKNQHPEEYAGENLISKGYFAEITVKDFPIRGKACYLKVKRRRWWNEDTGKVVFRNWELVAQGTRMTMEFASFLKALHRYHTGKL
- a CDS encoding ISAon1 family transposase — protein: MGASMEQIVTKTFTKAVLVTDRFHVQKLAYEAVQEMRIAYRWEAIEQENQEMELSKEVGRTFVANRLENGDTPKQLLVRSRYLLFKDKSKWTSSQVHRAEILFKLYPQLEQAYELAQKLGHIYQNTKEKGVAFTRLARWYDQVEKAGFKSFNTVSRTIQQHYKTILNFFDRRSTNAAAESFNAKIKAFRSQFRGVRNISFFLYRLSKIYA
- a CDS encoding transposase is translated as MSDYRHWDQLEHAEDYVVFPENVGEYITIDETAVSQGELYTVITNKAARGNKGCLIAMIKGTNSERVKSILLRKIPLEKRRLVKEVTLDMAAIPWGPVWNRS